A genome region from Geodermatophilus bullaregiensis includes the following:
- a CDS encoding ATP-binding protein → MLAGRDRERAAIAALVDAARAGRGGALVLTGPPGVGKSALLADALARAEGMTVLRTQGLESESPLAFAALQRLLRPVLADCVQHLPQPQARALRAALGETDDGPGDRFLVFLAALSVLADAGQHRPVLAVVDDAHWLDDASAAALLFVARRLQVERVALLFAARDADVRTFDSGDLPRLVVGGLDADAAGQLLSARAAVAVPPDVRDALLASTGGSPLALVELAEVLTPEQLSGRVRLPDRLPLTEGVERAFLDRYRRLPGPARTVLLVAAADDSGRARVVRQAATSLGADEEALATAERSGLLRVREAAVDLRHPLVRSAVYGAATSTERRQAHRALAAALSGPGEADRRAWHLAASVLEPDEAVVAELDAAAERARARGGLEAAASAWERAAELSPAGDAQAGRLYAAARAAWLAAQPVRARALVDAAAAQAGDPLLRSDVLRLRARIEWNTGSLDTGRRMVLEAAAEVAPHDSQRAREMAMFAVALEAFGAHRTGTADPTALVPPPGPGAPLRARCFSDLLYGLDAAVRGDWTAAVPPLAEAFTLAEDLAEEDLDLLPNLGIAALHLGDDARTRHYHEQLLARARSTGAVLMILYSLTRVGFAELATGRWTAARAAAAEALPLADHSGHRGLAALPTAWLALLAALRGDETVEQHLADAERICTDHPLGILAEVVPDVLQWARGVRDAADPPAALHRLEQIRSPITRRLAATERIEAAVRAGRPELAGDWVAELAAFADATGSAWAQAGAEHGRALLGEGPEAAGHFERALAAHAVTDRRPDRARTQLAYGAFLRRSRRRVDARAHLRAALETFEDLGARPWADRARQELRASGETARRRDPSTVVDLTPQELQVARLVRRGLPNRDVAAQLYVSPRTVDFHLRNVFAKLGVSSRTELAATALD, encoded by the coding sequence AGCGCCTGCTGCGCCCGGTCCTGGCCGACTGCGTGCAGCACCTGCCGCAGCCGCAGGCCCGCGCGCTGCGGGCCGCCCTGGGCGAGACCGACGACGGCCCCGGCGACCGGTTCCTCGTCTTCCTGGCGGCGTTGAGCGTCCTGGCCGACGCCGGACAGCACCGGCCGGTGCTCGCCGTCGTCGACGACGCGCACTGGCTCGACGACGCCTCGGCCGCGGCGCTGCTGTTCGTCGCCCGCCGGCTGCAGGTGGAGCGGGTCGCCCTGCTGTTCGCCGCCCGCGACGCCGACGTCCGCACCTTCGACAGCGGCGACCTCCCCCGGCTCGTCGTCGGCGGCCTCGACGCCGACGCCGCCGGGCAGCTGCTCAGCGCCCGCGCCGCCGTCGCCGTCCCCCCGGACGTGCGCGACGCGCTGCTCGCCAGCACCGGCGGCAGCCCGCTCGCCCTGGTCGAGCTGGCCGAGGTCCTGACGCCGGAGCAGCTGTCCGGCCGGGTCCGGCTGCCCGACCGCCTGCCGCTGACCGAGGGCGTCGAGCGGGCCTTCCTCGACCGCTACCGGCGGCTGCCCGGCCCGGCGCGGACGGTGCTGCTGGTCGCGGCCGCCGACGACTCCGGGCGGGCGCGGGTCGTGCGGCAGGCGGCCACCTCCCTGGGAGCCGACGAGGAGGCGCTGGCGACCGCCGAGCGCTCCGGGCTGCTGCGCGTCCGGGAGGCCGCCGTCGACCTGCGGCACCCGCTGGTGCGCTCGGCGGTGTACGGCGCCGCCACCAGCACCGAGCGCCGGCAGGCGCACCGCGCGCTCGCCGCCGCGCTGTCCGGCCCGGGGGAGGCCGACCGGCGCGCCTGGCACCTGGCCGCATCGGTCCTCGAACCGGACGAGGCGGTCGTCGCCGAGCTGGACGCCGCCGCGGAACGAGCCCGGGCGCGGGGCGGCCTGGAGGCGGCCGCGTCCGCGTGGGAACGGGCCGCCGAGCTCTCGCCGGCCGGCGACGCCCAGGCCGGACGGCTGTACGCGGCCGCCCGGGCGGCGTGGTTGGCCGCGCAGCCCGTCCGCGCGCGGGCACTCGTCGACGCTGCCGCCGCCCAGGCCGGCGATCCGCTGCTGCGCTCCGACGTCCTGCGGTTGCGGGCCCGCATCGAGTGGAACACCGGGTCGCTGGACACCGGCCGCCGGATGGTGCTCGAGGCCGCCGCGGAGGTCGCGCCGCACGACTCCCAGCGCGCCCGGGAGATGGCGATGTTCGCCGTCGCGCTCGAGGCCTTCGGCGCGCACCGGACCGGCACCGCGGACCCGACCGCCCTCGTCCCGCCGCCCGGGCCCGGTGCGCCGCTGCGCGCCCGCTGCTTCTCCGACCTGCTGTACGGCCTCGACGCGGCCGTCCGCGGGGACTGGACGGCCGCGGTGCCACCGCTGGCCGAGGCCTTCACCCTCGCCGAGGACCTCGCCGAGGAGGACCTGGACCTGCTGCCCAACCTGGGCATCGCCGCGCTCCACCTGGGCGACGACGCGCGGACCCGGCACTACCACGAGCAGCTGCTGGCCCGTGCCCGCAGCACCGGCGCCGTCCTGATGATCCTCTACTCGCTGACGCGCGTCGGCTTCGCCGAGCTGGCCACCGGGCGGTGGACCGCGGCCCGCGCCGCGGCCGCCGAGGCACTGCCGCTGGCCGACCACTCCGGGCACCGGGGGCTGGCCGCACTGCCCACCGCCTGGCTCGCGCTGCTGGCGGCGCTGCGCGGCGACGAGACGGTCGAGCAGCACCTCGCCGACGCCGAGCGGATCTGCACCGACCACCCGCTGGGCATCCTCGCCGAGGTGGTGCCCGACGTGCTGCAGTGGGCCCGCGGCGTGCGCGACGCCGCCGACCCCCCGGCCGCCCTGCACCGGCTGGAGCAGATCCGGTCCCCCATCACCCGCCGGCTGGCCGCGACCGAGCGCATCGAGGCCGCCGTCCGGGCGGGCCGGCCCGAGCTGGCGGGCGACTGGGTGGCGGAGCTGGCCGCCTTCGCCGACGCGACCGGCTCCGCGTGGGCGCAGGCCGGAGCCGAGCACGGCCGGGCCCTGCTCGGCGAGGGACCCGAGGCCGCCGGCCACTTCGAGCGGGCGCTCGCCGCGCACGCCGTGACCGACCGCCGGCCCGACCGGGCCCGCACCCAGCTGGCCTACGGCGCCTTCCTGCGCCGGTCCCGCCGCCGCGTCGACGCACGCGCCCACCTGCGCGCCGCGCTCGAGACCTTCGAGGACCTCGGCGCGCGGCCGTGGGCCGACCGCGCACGGCAGGAGCTGCGGGCCTCCGGGGAGACCGCCCGCCGCCGCGACCCCTCCACCGTCGTGGACCTCACCCCGCAGGAGCTGCAGGTGGCCCGCCTGGTGCGGCGCGGGCTGCCCAACCGCGACGTCGCCGCCCAGCTGTACGTCAGCCCCCGCACCGTCGACTTCCACCTGCGCAACGTCTTCGCCAAGCTCGGCGTCAGCAGCCGCACCGAGCTGGCCGCCACCGCGCTCGACTGA